A genomic stretch from Bradyrhizobium sp. 195 includes:
- a CDS encoding Crp/Fnr family transcriptional regulator codes for MMDHATRVGNRLLAGLPPADFALLAPHLRKVVIERDSVLVRSGEQIEHLLFPLSGAIAAITGLPNGQTVATAIIGHEGAVGLTSAFGASAAPATAVVRISGAALQISPAQFLTAQHRSPAIASMVQVFTMSLLTQLQYTAACNALHSVEARLARCLLHIHDRADGGDLLPLTQETLSELLGVRRTTVTHVVCTMRASRALKSNRRGQLEIDRPRLEAVACECYKVMSRRIDRIVSRGAVGLGHGAPARPPSRSPGSRIAGTGS; via the coding sequence ATGATGGACCACGCGACCAGAGTTGGTAATCGTTTGTTAGCAGGGTTGCCACCAGCGGATTTTGCTTTGCTTGCGCCTCATCTGCGGAAAGTCGTGATCGAACGCGATTCCGTGCTCGTCCGATCGGGCGAACAAATTGAACATCTTCTCTTCCCCCTCAGCGGCGCGATCGCGGCGATCACAGGGCTGCCGAACGGGCAGACAGTTGCTACGGCGATAATCGGGCACGAGGGCGCTGTGGGTTTGACGTCAGCGTTTGGTGCATCCGCCGCGCCCGCGACGGCGGTCGTCCGCATATCCGGGGCCGCGTTGCAGATCTCGCCTGCGCAATTCCTGACAGCACAACATCGCAGCCCCGCAATCGCATCCATGGTGCAGGTCTTCACGATGTCGTTGTTGACGCAACTCCAGTACACGGCGGCCTGCAATGCACTGCATTCCGTCGAAGCCCGCCTGGCGCGCTGCCTTCTTCACATCCACGATCGTGCGGATGGAGGTGATCTGCTCCCGCTGACGCAAGAAACATTGTCGGAGTTGCTGGGCGTCCGCCGCACCACTGTCACGCATGTCGTGTGCACAATGCGCGCGTCAAGGGCGTTGAAATCCAATCGGCGCGGCCAGCTCGAGATTGATCGGCCGCGGCTCGAAGCCGTGGCATGCGAGTGCTACAAGGTCATGAGCCGCAGAATCGATCGGATAGTCTCGCGCGGCGCGGTCGGGCTCGGCCATGGGGCTCCAGCGCGGCCCCCTTCCCGCTCGCCCGGTAGCCGAATAGCCGGGACAGGCTCGTAG
- a CDS encoding nuclear transport factor 2 family protein, with product MAIAIAIDWLDAYRAGDIEAILEMHAEDAVVHCGCGGVKTITGHEALRAYWIDRLREYPAGTLSDLNPLHEGTIISYVINSGVMSALFSFDVTGQIKALDCSPSH from the coding sequence ATGGCCATTGCCATTGCCATTGACTGGCTCGATGCTTACCGCGCGGGCGACATCGAGGCGATCTTAGAAATGCATGCCGAAGATGCCGTGGTGCACTGCGGCTGCGGGGGCGTCAAAACCATTACCGGCCACGAGGCACTTCGTGCCTATTGGATTGATCGCCTCCGAGAATATCCGGCGGGCACATTGAGCGATCTCAATCCATTGCACGAGGGGACCATTATCTCGTACGTCATCAATAGTGGTGTCATGAGTGCGCTTTTCTCGTTTGACGTTACCGGGCAGATCAAGGCGCTAGACTGCAGTCCCTCACACTAG
- a CDS encoding response regulator transcription factor, producing MLDVSVKQRRIRLLIVDRQPIVLQGLKSVLGAEQDFDVVASCSDGTSCLEAIRNLAPDVTLVADNLPDLTVPEILAIAKAENLSTRLVLFTESEADHDLTAAIAAGASSVISKHASSDTMLRLLRLMTKRSVSPEQSDLLPADEGADGGGKVETMLELLTHRERQIVRLVSEGMSNKEIARQLSVSPGTVKVHLYNIFQKLEITNRTVLATLALLQRPSGFGHLALAFLAFAIADELKASEANDVDPDDDSVGRAREHAEYEPWKRAILRYLMVEESGETPPLTQRDLFAKASLVTNPAAAVEALRPAEQSVGSKAWKDYGPVGSSTPNLPTPLLRGASDPQICGDPTAEHQFPRLNSTSTLIHGGYGTFATLTGALIYALNDPHLAVQSHDPVKAPIDSFVVVTAENATTKLAGITDADTNEVNGSPPAFPLHDLRLPAALGTTGNERVAGEGVSSQMSHGAADDNLQGPFGSRDTGHEAGIGGDGHDQQMGGNVGENVVSGSAIDSNSSSSHSGFDFASGSSRINLAAFGALAWLHMTAASKSVPPHTLAWIYNPATNETIVYVNPTDRSLDVGDRALLEIHLQGIVSIAESDFVGQPEGAAVAITLEQLEEALISATASDETVLSTDSAHTAVGTSESTLGIAGVWNILADDGLGFEFGQARTGLGGATRFRTLSSDSAGTTDESADGSGGSPHVSPIVLVHSATVVENLTSKNEPINEGGGSSLSAGGNSQHAPEAESAAELTEAGVIRGNGVGNDNEHHSPASDASRGSAKTAEADAVEHGNSGHSASPKADPGEPGLGSPGRGNSQHASEPGSAKAAAELTEADVIRGNGVGNDNEHHSPASDAPRGSAKTAEADAVEHGNSGHSASPKPPEAADPGEPGLGSPGRGNSQHASEPRSAKAAAELTEVGVIRGNGVGNENEHHSPASDAPRGSAKTAEADAVEHGNSGHSASPKPPEAADPGEPGLGRPGRGNSQHASEPGSAKAAAELTEAGVIRGNGVGHDDEHHSPASDASRGSAKTAEADAVEHGNSGHSASPKPPEAADAGEPGLGSPGRGNSQHASEPGSAKAAAELTEAGVIRGNGVGNDNEHHSPASDASRGSAKTAEADAVEHGNSGHSASADAPDAADLGEPSIAAAGSTGRGGSQHVSEPGPPNAATELTEAGFAPGNGAKHHAPVLDVAGASAEEESTVVEQGNSGHDSRHSEDAPEAAEMVEPSVANGSNAGNWPQAGQSAATALGHVQPAKVASEIGGAELAFRFDSYATPPTFVAVVEVNNPLDPHVSLGQEKDLHVIGKLIPNALDEHAVAPVHNLPHHAILPAPHDVLI from the coding sequence ATGTTAGACGTGTCTGTGAAGCAGAGACGGATCCGGCTTCTGATCGTAGATCGACAACCGATCGTTCTACAGGGGCTGAAGTCGGTGCTCGGGGCAGAGCAGGACTTCGACGTTGTCGCATCATGCAGCGATGGAACAAGCTGCCTCGAAGCAATTCGGAATTTGGCACCCGATGTCACGCTTGTTGCTGACAACCTGCCAGATCTGACGGTACCCGAGATCCTCGCGATTGCGAAAGCTGAGAATCTCTCCACGCGCTTGGTGTTGTTTACCGAGTCCGAAGCAGATCACGATCTAACCGCAGCTATTGCTGCTGGCGCCTCCAGCGTAATCTCGAAGCATGCTTCCTCCGACACTATGCTGCGATTACTGCGCCTGATGACAAAGCGCAGCGTGTCGCCCGAGCAATCCGATCTGTTGCCAGCCGACGAGGGAGCTGACGGCGGCGGCAAAGTTGAAACGATGCTGGAGCTGTTGACGCACCGGGAGCGTCAAATTGTACGACTGGTCTCAGAAGGAATGTCGAACAAGGAGATCGCGCGCCAGCTAAGCGTTTCCCCAGGGACAGTCAAAGTACACCTGTACAACATATTTCAGAAGCTCGAAATTACCAACAGAACTGTGCTCGCTACCCTCGCGTTGTTGCAGCGCCCGTCCGGCTTCGGCCATCTTGCGCTGGCGTTCCTGGCGTTCGCAATTGCGGACGAACTCAAGGCGTCGGAAGCGAACGACGTGGATCCGGATGACGACAGCGTCGGTCGCGCGCGAGAGCATGCCGAATATGAGCCCTGGAAAAGAGCTATTCTCCGATACCTCATGGTCGAGGAATCCGGCGAGACGCCCCCGCTCACCCAGAGGGACTTGTTTGCCAAGGCGAGCCTAGTCACGAACCCGGCGGCGGCAGTAGAAGCGCTGCGGCCGGCTGAGCAATCCGTAGGCTCGAAAGCGTGGAAAGACTACGGTCCAGTTGGATCGAGCACGCCCAATCTTCCTACGCCATTACTGCGGGGAGCCAGCGACCCACAGATCTGTGGCGACCCGACCGCGGAACATCAATTCCCGCGGCTTAATTCCACTTCGACGTTGATTCACGGAGGGTATGGCACCTTCGCCACTTTGACCGGTGCGTTGATCTACGCACTGAATGATCCCCATCTTGCCGTGCAATCGCATGACCCGGTCAAAGCGCCGATCGACAGTTTCGTGGTGGTCACCGCCGAGAATGCGACCACAAAACTCGCCGGGATCACCGATGCTGATACCAATGAGGTAAACGGCTCGCCCCCGGCTTTCCCTTTGCACGATTTGCGGCTGCCTGCCGCGCTTGGGACCACCGGCAACGAGCGCGTTGCTGGAGAAGGCGTTTCGAGCCAAATGAGTCATGGCGCTGCGGATGACAACCTGCAAGGACCTTTTGGCTCACGGGACACTGGTCACGAGGCCGGTATTGGCGGAGATGGCCACGATCAACAGATGGGCGGCAACGTTGGCGAAAATGTTGTTTCTGGCTCCGCGATCGACTCTAATTCGAGCTCTTCCCACTCTGGCTTCGATTTCGCATCTGGATCGAGCAGGATCAATCTTGCGGCTTTCGGAGCGCTTGCCTGGCTTCATATGACAGCAGCAAGCAAGTCTGTACCGCCGCATACCCTCGCTTGGATCTACAATCCTGCAACCAACGAAACGATCGTCTACGTGAACCCGACCGATCGGAGTCTTGATGTCGGGGACAGGGCCCTGCTCGAAATCCATCTGCAAGGGATTGTCTCCATTGCGGAGTCGGATTTCGTCGGCCAGCCGGAAGGCGCGGCTGTCGCGATCACCTTGGAGCAGCTCGAAGAAGCGCTGATTTCGGCGACCGCAAGCGATGAGACTGTTCTGAGTACGGACAGTGCCCATACAGCTGTCGGGACGAGCGAGAGCACACTCGGGATCGCTGGAGTTTGGAACATTCTGGCCGACGACGGCTTGGGGTTCGAATTCGGGCAGGCTCGGACCGGCTTAGGGGGAGCGACAAGGTTCAGAACCCTCAGCAGCGATTCGGCGGGTACAACGGATGAGAGCGCTGATGGGTCCGGCGGGTCGCCTCATGTTTCACCGATCGTGCTTGTTCATAGCGCGACGGTAGTTGAAAATCTCACATCGAAGAATGAGCCCATCAATGAGGGGGGTGGCTCTAGCCTCTCAGCGGGCGGTAACTCACAGCACGCTCCTGAGGCAGAGTCTGCAGCGGAGTTGACTGAAGCTGGCGTCATACGTGGGAATGGCGTCGGCAATGATAATGAGCATCATTCCCCCGCTTCGGACGCTTCGCGAGGGTCAGCGAAGACAGCAGAAGCCGATGCCGTGGAACACGGCAATTCAGGGCACTCAGCCTCGCCAAAAGCCGACCCTGGTGAGCCAGGCCTCGGTAGCCCGGGCCGCGGTAACTCACAGCACGCTTCGGAGCCAGGGTCTGCAAAGGCAGCAGCGGAGTTGACTGAAGCTGACGTCATACGGGGGAATGGCGTCGGCAATGATAATGAGCATCATTCCCCTGCTTCGGACGCTCCGCGAGGGTCAGCAAAGACAGCAGAAGCAGATGCCGTGGAACACGGCAATTCAGGGCACTCAGCCTCGCCAAAACCACCGGAAGCAGCCGACCCTGGTGAGCCAGGCCTCGGTAGCCCGGGCCGCGGTAACTCACAGCACGCTTCGGAGCCAAGGTCTGCAAAGGCAGCAGCGGAGTTGACTGAAGTTGGCGTCATACGTGGGAATGGCGTCGGCAATGAAAACGAGCATCATTCCCCTGCTTCGGACGCTCCGCGAGGGTCAGCGAAGACAGCAGAAGCAGATGCCGTGGAACACGGCAATTCAGGGCACTCAGCCTCACCAAAACCACCGGAAGCAGCCGACCCTGGTGAGCCAGGCCTCGGTAGGCCGGGCCGCGGTAACTCACAGCACGCTTCGGAGCCAGGGTCTGCAAAGGCAGCAGCGGAGTTGACTGAAGCTGGCGTCATACGGGGGAATGGCGTCGGCCATGACGACGAGCATCATTCCCCCGCTTCGGACGCTTCGCGAGGGTCAGCGAAGACGGCGGAAGCAGATGCCGTGGAGCACGGCAATTCGGGGCACTCAGCCTCGCCAAAACCACCGGAAGCAGCCGACGCTGGTGAGCCAGGCCTCGGTAGCCCTGGCCGCGGTAACTCACAGCACGCTTCAGAGCCAGGGTCTGCAAAGGCAGCAGCGGAGTTGACTGAAGCTGGCGTCATACGTGGGAATGGCGTCGGCAATGACAACGAGCATCATTCCCCCGCTTCGGACGCTTCGCGAGGGTCAGCGAAGACGGCAGAAGCAGATGCCGTGGAACACGGCAATTCGGGGCACTCAGCCTCTGCAGACGCACCGGACGCAGCTGATCTCGGTGAGCCGAGCATCGCAGCGGCTGGCAGCACGGGCCGTGGTGGCTCACAGCACGTTTCAGAGCCGGGGCCTCCAAACGCGGCCACAGAGTTGACTGAAGCTGGCTTCGCACCGGGAAATGGCGCCAAGCATCACGCTCCGGTTTTGGATGTTGCGGGAGCGTCAGCCGAGGAAGAGTCGACCGTCGTGGAGCAGGGCAACTCCGGGCACGATTCACGCCACTCTGAAGACGCACCGGAAGCAGCCGAGATGGTCGAACCGAGCGTCGCAAATGGCAGTAACGCCGGAAACTGGCCGCAGGCCGGGCAATCTGCTGCAACCGCCTTGGGACACGTACAGCCGGCTAAAGTTGCCTCCGAAATTGGCGGCGCAGAACTCGCGTTTCGCTTCGATAGCTATGCAACTCCTCCCACATTCGTCGCGGTAGTTGAGGTTAATAACCCGCTCGATCCGCACGTTTCCCTCGGTCAGGAAAAGGATCTTCACGTCATCGGCAAATTGATCCCTAATGCACTGGACGAACACGCGGTCGCCCCCGTTCATAACCTTCCGCATCATGCCATTTTACCCGCGCCTCATGACGTGCTGATTTGA
- a CDS encoding GNAT family N-acetyltransferase yields the protein MSDAANYSAREHLPDGSQVEIRALRPEDESGMLAAVEQTGARSLQRRFFATKHHFSDRERAFFMDVDFRNHVALVALATEAGQNAIVGGGRYIVFEPGRAEMAFMVVDAWQGRGIGSMLARTLVAIARSADLAELTAEVLPENARMRSVFDKLGFAPSAKLDPHTIHLVLKLS from the coding sequence ATGTCGGACGCCGCCAACTACAGCGCACGCGAGCACTTGCCAGATGGAAGTCAGGTCGAAATCCGGGCGCTTCGCCCTGAGGATGAGTCCGGCATGCTCGCCGCAGTGGAACAGACCGGCGCCCGATCATTGCAGCGCCGGTTCTTCGCGACGAAGCACCACTTCTCCGATCGCGAACGCGCCTTCTTCATGGACGTCGATTTCAGGAATCACGTCGCGCTGGTGGCGCTTGCGACGGAAGCCGGCCAAAATGCCATCGTCGGGGGCGGCCGCTACATCGTCTTCGAACCCGGGCGTGCCGAGATGGCCTTCATGGTGGTGGACGCCTGGCAGGGACGCGGAATCGGTTCGATGCTGGCCCGTACCCTCGTTGCAATCGCTCGCAGCGCCGACCTGGCCGAGCTGACGGCGGAGGTTCTTCCGGAAAACGCCAGGATGCGCAGCGTGTTCGACAAGTTGGGCTTCGCTCCCTCAGCAAAGCTTGATCCGCACACGATTCACCTGGTGTTGAAGCTCAGCTGA
- a CDS encoding AI-2E family transporter → MKTLRQLLTGEDVIQLVIRLGLLALLIVWTFYLVRPFVTILVWALVLAVAFNPVFVLLAKILGGRAKLAAVILTAINLAIVIGPAAWLGLGAVDGIRDFAGELAAGDLAIPSPPATIKTWPLIGTQLYDFWDQASTNLRSVLQRIVPYLKPFAGTLLGVAGDAGVGTIKFLLSVAVAGVLFPYGPQLVTAGREFLSRIVPEQSEHFLDLAGATIRAVSQGVIGIAVVQALLAGIGFKLAGIPIAGLLAFLVLLLSVVQIGAAIIMLPVIIWIWTDKDLTTALLLTLFLGIVSILDNILKPLVMGRGLTTPTLVILIGVIGGTLGHGIVGLFIGPIILSVAWELMMAWIRTDRAVPQPQASSTVDLNQHRPTLSALDETARR, encoded by the coding sequence TTGAAGACACTTCGCCAGCTTCTCACCGGAGAGGACGTGATCCAGCTCGTGATCCGGCTCGGATTGCTCGCTCTGCTGATCGTTTGGACGTTCTATCTGGTCCGTCCCTTCGTCACGATCCTGGTCTGGGCTCTCGTGCTCGCGGTCGCGTTCAATCCCGTCTTTGTTTTGCTCGCAAAGATCCTGGGCGGCCGGGCGAAGCTCGCCGCGGTCATTCTCACGGCCATCAATCTCGCGATCGTCATCGGGCCGGCGGCCTGGCTCGGTCTCGGCGCGGTCGACGGGATCAGAGATTTCGCCGGCGAGCTGGCGGCGGGCGATCTGGCCATTCCGTCGCCGCCCGCGACGATCAAGACTTGGCCGCTGATTGGAACGCAGCTCTACGATTTCTGGGATCAGGCCTCGACCAATCTCCGTTCGGTTCTGCAGCGGATTGTGCCGTATCTGAAGCCCTTTGCGGGCACGCTGCTTGGCGTTGCGGGCGATGCCGGCGTGGGCACGATCAAGTTCCTGCTATCGGTCGCGGTCGCCGGCGTCCTCTTTCCCTATGGACCGCAGCTCGTGACGGCGGGCAGGGAGTTCCTGTCACGGATCGTGCCCGAACAAAGCGAGCACTTCCTGGACCTGGCGGGCGCAACTATTCGCGCGGTATCCCAGGGCGTGATCGGGATCGCAGTCGTCCAGGCGCTGCTGGCCGGCATCGGATTCAAGCTGGCCGGCATCCCGATTGCCGGGCTGCTTGCCTTCCTCGTGCTGCTGCTCTCCGTCGTGCAGATCGGCGCAGCCATCATCATGCTGCCGGTGATCATCTGGATCTGGACCGACAAAGACCTCACCACGGCGTTGCTGCTGACGCTTTTTCTCGGAATCGTCAGCATTCTCGACAACATATTGAAACCTCTCGTGATGGGGCGCGGCCTGACGACGCCGACGCTCGTGATCCTCATCGGCGTGATCGGGGGCACGCTGGGGCACGGAATCGTCGGTCTCTTCATCGGGCCGATCATCCTGTCGGTGGCCTGGGAGCTCATGATGGCCTGGATCAGGACCGACCGCGCCGTTCCGCAGCCGCAAGCATCGTCGACCGTTGACCTAAATCAACATCGGCCAACTCTGAGTGCCTTGGATGA